The following DNA comes from Xiphias gladius isolate SHS-SW01 ecotype Sanya breed wild chromosome 10, ASM1685928v1, whole genome shotgun sequence.
AGGTCAAAAATTAACATTCACTCacatctcaaaataaaaatcaaactttaCTGCTATTGTCAATTATTTAACTAacttgtgtgaaaaaaaattaagatgacTTTCCAACAGCTATTGTTTGCTCTCAACTCTCCCGTACTCTCTCCTCCATTCTTCGTTTTGCTTACCTCATATCTGCCAGGCCTAAAACTTATGCAACAGATGTCTACATCTATGCCAGCAACATAGGTTCGTGCATTTGTTGACTTGTCCTTAAAGAAATGGTTAAAGATCGGGGGAAATACATTAAGGCTAATAATTCTCTTTGTCAGAGTGAGATCAGAGTGAGATTAGCTCTCTCCAAAGttaacaagaccaggtcaaaccctagtatgtggctggactaACCTTTGTCTGTTTAcctctctcctactgtctcTGCTCACATATAAAGTAATTGAAtccagccaaattcccaataaagctgttctcatttacatgtttttatgtttctggtGTCaaacaacggaacaagtatgaaacagtgactgaaacatggcccattaagaaGACATGTTAACCAgaagtcacttccaagccatttcatAGCTGCTgatctgcactgctaaaatcctgattttataaccatgacattgtctgacaaaatcaccagacacacaagttaaagacaatggcggtgctgtgatttcggctatattaacttgtaaaatggttactcagagagaaagttagaatcTCATTAGCGTCCATGCAGCTGCCGTGctgtcagttgaatgagacacatagagaggtgtgcctgtggaggaaACGCCCGACATTGCGCTCTTGGGGCAATACTgacgactctcttctacagaaagcaGCAAAGGTTTGCCCAAAAAGTTGCCGGATTTGTTGCTTGCcacttttgtgaagaaaagccaCTAAAGGGTATGAAAAGTTcgtaaatctagcgacaaaggcgctaaacTGGCAACACCGCCTTAAATGacccctgatgacgtaatagaaCTGTTgtgccaattaattttgaaagaccAAAGGCCAATGGGGAATCGCCAACACTCAACCAATGGTGAAACTTCACTCAGTCACATGATATTCGGCTTtccaatggtgtaactttatcagtcagtcagtcacagacattcatgcccAGCTGTTACAATCTAGCCAAAATATAACGCTGGCCTAACATTGCCACTTCTGGACCCTGCTGTGGTCATTTCATCCTTATTGTTGCATCAGAAAACTGATTAGAGCTACTACCTTCTACGAAATAATATCTGCACTTTTTACCTAAATTTCCCGTTAAAACTGGCAAGGATTTGTGTACAGACTAGATGGCATGATAAGGGGTAATCATCCATGTGGGTGTACAGTGCCTTACTTTCTGCACATTGTTCATAGcgcaaaaaaataaagacattataCAGTCCTAATCTTTGCCAGGCCCATTTATTCCAGACAGTAGTTAGAACTCATGTTATTAGGCTAAATGAAACGGTATCGCGCAATAATTAGGACGTTTTTCTTAACTATGTTATGaataaagtttacatttttaaataaaagtagcacaaaaacgaaatagaaaacattaaaacatccaaacaaatacacataccCTCCATAATAACTTTAGTACAATGGCAGCACAAAGGATAATAAAACAACAGCTTCTTGCACAATTGCGTTGTTACCTCACCGATCAAAGTCATTTGAATGGTCGAAAGTCCATTATACGAGTTCACTCAAAGGGAACTGTCCTCTGTTGAGACTTCTGGGTAATGAagtatttctgtgttgttgtacACTCATGCAGCCTGTTAGCTTTTTGATGTTTGGAACTCTAAACAGCGGCGTAGTAGATGGCTAATGATGCCAAATGATGAATGGAAAGACAGTGATATTGACCGGTGCCAACAGCGGGATAGGAAAAGCCACAGCAGCAGGCATTGTGAAGCTCCAGGGCCGTGTGATAATGGCCTGCCGGAACCTGAGCAGGGCTGAGGAGGCTGCACGGGAGATCCGAGATGAGACTGGTGCGGACAGCACACAGCTAGTCCTCAAACAGCTGGACCTCGCCTCGCTGACATCTATACAAACTTTCTGTCAAGACATAATAAAGGTAGCTAAATAGCTTTTTGTTACTAAGCGAAGTTTGTTTCCAGACAGTCCGGATATTTTACCTGCCTGCAGAAAAAGAACGTCAAGCCAAACGTCATTCAAAAATTGTCAATATTTACAAGTGTGACCTCGGTTATCCCAAAATTCTATGCCCCACCAAATTCAACGATATAACTTCTGCTTGACGAAATACCACTTTTGAAATCGGCATACATTCGATTCCACAAATATCACGTATTTAAttacagcttcatatttataaGTCTGCCATTTCAGTCTTCAACGTGAGGCGACACACTTGTATTAGATATTTTAGTAAATTGGCGCTGCTACATGGATTGTTTGAATGCCGAACCGAGGAACATCCGGAGATTTACAAAAGTATATGTGAAGCACGtcttattttgttattaatgtGTCATTCTCGATGTATCAATAGAGGCTATTTTTTTCAATGGAGCTCTCGTACTTTAGGAGTAACCATACTTGCTATTGTACTTGCTTTTCAACACGTTTGTGAATAGAGCAAGACATTTTCATGGGGCTGGCCAGGCCGAGGCCATTACTCACGTTGGGGTGGTACAGAAAGTAGTATCtcgttcatttttttctgcgtGCGCTGTAAAAGTTTGCTTTTGaccaaaatgtgtgtttgtaaaatacatCCCTCCAATGTTTGTGGATGTGCAGGCAATTAGAGAGACACGGtgcccttttatttttttaacgctattattattattagtagtagtagtggttcTAGTATTAGTGTTATTACCTCGGCCaaggaggttctgttttcacctgcatctgttggttggttttttgAAATTTGTCAGCAGAATTACGCCAAAACCACTTGATCGAattgcaccgaacttggtggagggatggggccgGGGCCAGGGAAGATCCTTTTACATCTCGGTGCAGATCAAATGAAAGGGGCAGAGCCATAGATTCTTTCATCATCACtgcgagatagggcattttcCCACATTTTCGCCAGTAGTTGGCCTTGGCGGAAGTATGCGCTCTACTGGGGGCCATTCTAGTTCATAATATTATTAGCTGCTTTTTCAGTACTTTTGTAGTTTGTAGCTAAATCTTTGCTGTTCGGAGTTtggtttctgttttcctgttctAATGTTCAGCTCATATACTTTAGCAACCCAATTTACAGACCCCTCCAGCGGAAAGGAATTGGccatacagtaaataaatgattCAGTATTTCCCCACCATAATTTTATTGCAGACAGTATttagaatgaatgaaaaaggtATCACTCGTGGGTGCATAAACATGAATACACAGTCAATCTTACATTAAACCAGGTGATTTTTACTCCCCCTCCTCTGTGCAAAAACATCTACGTTATTTAAAATCTGAGCTAAAAGTAGCTTAGATGTCAGCTgattcttcctctcctttttttatgGCAAAACATCTGGAGCAGTGTTAGCTCATCGCCTGGTCCATGTTAACATCCTTCTGGTCAAACAGAAAAGACTCATCGACACAGTCCTAATCTATCGTCCATCCAAACTCATTAGAGGGCACAAATATGGCATTCTTCCAGTTTCAGTAGGTCTTACAACATAGACTTAGCAACATACACTGAACAGCTTAGCCTGCAGTAAAAAATCCTGTCACTTTCATTTAATGACGGGTCTGATTACAAGCATAGTGGAGCTGGAGTGTTAACTGCTAATGCTAAAGAATAGTTCCTATTGCTGCTCCTTCAcattaaattttacaaaacaccaggtggcttttattgtgaagtagCCACAGGAAATGTAATCTATTTATTCTATACGATTCACATTCAGTTATCAGGTCAAATCATTTGGTGTTTATCAAGCGTCCCTGATAACATGAGAAGCTGTACAGATACGGATACAAGCCTACTTGAACTTTGATTATAAGTGCAGTTTGACTGATGTCTTTCGGTGTATgccttttatcattttattctaACACAAAACGACATTAATACTTTTTAGGATAGCTACCATTCTTAAAGCATAAagtatacaatacaatatagCTTTAGCATATTGTATAGCAATGAGACACCCTGTCGTATGTCCTCAAATGCAGGTTTTACACAGAAGCTGAAGCGCTGTTTTTAGAGCTCAAATAAAAGCTCAGTAAAAGCACAAGGCTTGTCTATAGATGTGCTTCATAATCTCTTCTGTGCTGTTGAACAGGAGGAGCCTCGGTTAGATGTGCTTATCAACAACGCTGGTGTCTACCAATGTCCTTACACCAAAACAGAGGACGGCTTTGAGATACAGTTTGGGGTCAACCATCTGGGCCATTTCCTGCTCACCCACCTGCTGCTGGATCTCCTGAAACGATCAGCTCCCAGCCGCATAGTGGTGGTCTCCTCCAAACTCTATAAGCACGGTCACATTAACTTTGAGGACCTGAACAGCGAGCATAGCTACGACAAGGCCTTTGCCTACAGTCGAAGCAAACTAGCCAACCTGTTGTTCACCTGTGAGCTGGCTCGTCGACTCGAGGGCAGCGGAGTTGTGGTGAATGCTCTGACTCCAGGCATAGTGAGGACTAATATTGGGAGGTGTATTCGTGTCCCAGTGTTAGCTAAACCCATGTTTAACCTGCTCTCATGGGGCTTGTTTAAGAGCCCTAAAGAAGGAGCTCGGACTTCAGTCTATTTGGCTTGCAGCCCAGATGTAGAGGGTGTGCAGGGAAAGTGCTTTGCAGATTGTCAGCCTCAGGTTCTGCTGGACAAGGCAACAGACCAGGAGGTAGCCAGTAAACTGTGGGACATTAGTGAAGTCATGGTGGGCATAACCACATGAAATCTAAAATGAATTCAAGCAAGCTAATCCGCAAACAGGATGGGTGCAGGTCAAAGCAGGGAGTTAACTGACACATCTGGGAACTCCTCATCTTCACTTGTATGATCAACAGTTTTGCATCTGCTTTCagtcatctttattttttcaaattctttcaGTGGTGATGGACAGAGTGCTATCTTCAGTATGTCTCTACTGTCTCTGATTTAGGTAAGGGCCGAGTGTTATAtaactgttctttttttttgattatttgacttgatgaatataaatgtttttctacaatTAATTTAAAGGCCCCTAAAACACATGTTCTAAATGAGTTTACTTCCTATGAGTGATGAGATCCTACATGACCACAATACTCCTACCAAAGTTTGAACAGTTCTTGTGAATAGAAATTTGAGAttcatgtatttcttttattctatGTGCTTTTCCCTCTGGTTTTGAAGTGGGCGGGGCTTAGTTGGATAATGTGATGTCGCATGTTTCTGTGCACCTAATACGATTTATTAACATATGAATCAAAATGAGTTTTCTTTTAGCTTAGTGGTCCCGACCGATCGTATGAGTCATGAACAGATGGCCTGCTTTTCTTCAAAGGGGGAAGCTCACTTGTTTGATTTGAGAATTATAGTGTTTTAATCCGAATTAATTTGGagttatatatgtataaacatgtaaaacatttaaatatataccAAAATTCGAAAAATCTATGACAAActtaatgcaaaataaataaataataataaatgggTTATTTGTGATATAAAGAAGTGTTGTATCACAGTCTGAATCTTATTGATGTAAACAACACATGCTTTAACACAAGGGATAAGTGTTAGGATTATTTGCTGCTGAGAACAGAGCTTTTAAGTGTGTGGAGCTGCTGGTTCCAAATGTATTACTCCTAAAttcctttcaagttttcttttaatctcttCAATGttgaacaacataaaaacactggaGTCTCCTGGATAATGTAATCAGACAGTAGATTTACGTTCTGACCATCAGTTCAAATTACTTTAACtctgtttctttcagtttgCTTTGGTGAATGCAAATACCtcaatacccatgagcctcagctgccaTTGCTATGGAGAGGAAATCAGTAAGTGGCATGATCAGAGCTGTGGCGAAATCAATATGCTTGGTCAGCACAGTTGGAAACAAAACACCACACTATAGTTGCCAGTTTCATCCAAAGTTGAACTTTTTGATAAACACTCTGAACTCAAGGTTCAGTTACTAATATTTTCCAGAACTTTCAACCATTTCCCAAAGCTTTCTTTAAACTGAGGGTTTGCTAACTCACTAGCATTTTCCACAGTATAAAAGATCAATGTAAAAATCtctattaaaaagtaatttttgtaTATTATTGACTCTAAAGGTTCCTGTTCTCTACAAGTTAAATATGGATGAGGGCTTTCCTCACGTTCTGCCTTGTTTCTCTATGGATTAACGTTGGCTATATACTGCTGCTCTTCATCACTTCCCATGCTGTCAAATTCCTCCATTCGACGTCACGTATATGACCAACAATCTTTCTCCCCCGGTTCTCAAGCCAATCAATCACTTGATGCCGTTCTTTAAATATCATCAAATTATTAATATAACCAAATCCGTGGGATCCTATCCAATTTCATATCTTCATACATGCCTACACTTAATGAAGATGCTTCACATCAGTGGAGTGAAACTCTCTCTTGCTTACCTCAATACCTTATTCACTTCCATTTGATCTCTCCTTAttgaaatgttattaaaataagagaaaatctGCCAGTGCATTGAGTTTATGTAATCCCGTTTcttatacaaataaacttgtttCATGACTTTTCTTAATTAAAGAAATTCAGTGATTCTGTCTGTCTTATATAAATATGTGGAAATTCTTTTCTAGAAATCCCTTGAAATAAATAGATTTGGTTGAAACAGGTTGAAATAATGTCTATGCACTGGCTGATTTTTCTGcgttttaagaaaaaaaaacaactagaGAATATTTGACAACAAAACCTTGTTAAGATTGAGTTTTTAGCTGTGAGCTTTTCTACTGATAATTCTCATGGCCATTTAAGCCTTGAAGTCAGTCACCTCCCACTGGGCCTCATGCATCATCATTTTGCCAATTTActgagagatttaaaaaaaatttttggcATAATGCCAAAGTCAGCAAAATGCAATGGAATATTTTTGCTGCCATGAACTGATGGTACCCTGTCTAAGGAGTAAGTTAGTAATTTTACTTTCACCCTAACAAACCTCTGATTACTGATAGGTAGAGAGGGTGTACATTGATGTAACCTGActatacactatatatacatttatttggtGGCCTGTTGCATCACCTTGGagtgttttttcaaaagagaCTGTCATGGGAGGGGTGAGAGGAGAGTACTTCCCTATCAGAGCGAAGTATCCCTCTGCTACTGGCACTTACACTGGGTTCAAGGATATGGAGGATGATGAAGGCCTGATGTGACCCACAGACTGACTGTTTATATACTtcattgcaaataaaaaaagcatataTACCAGAGAAGACTATAAAGCTACAGGTACCTGTTATTAATGATCtaatttaatgtcattattGTGTTATACTGCAATCTACAGTAAGTTACCAATTAGAGTAACTTCAATTCCTTCCATAAAAGTAGGGATCACAACACCTAACAAGagtattatttatttaggtttgaaacaaaacatgcaACTATCTTGAAAACAGTAGGTAACCTAACATGTTACgtacacagacaaaaaaaagtttcttctCAGATGTTACTGACACAAAATCTGATGACTTGAGATCTATTTTCTCTCAAATCGTGATGTGCATTTTAAGTCCGTGACAAGGTCTTCTTTTGGTGGCATCTCCACAGAAGCCTCTTGTATTAATGTCAAAAATGATCACTGCACATACACAGCACTTGTGTTACTTCCTCCGGTGTGTTGATACCGTATTCTGGATGTTGGATTGCAATGAGCCACTGAACCCCTGAAGAGAATCAAGTTTCTTCATGGGTTTGTTAGGCTTCATTCAACCATGCTGGTTGCTCTGAGAGTGGTCATTAGCTGGCAATGTTTTCTCTCCTGGTCACCCACAAATAGAGAACTTCTCCCTACATGAAGTGGGAGTAAGACCCCAGGATACATAATGATTTTCCCACCTGTATTCTTCGTTAGGACATTTTCTGGATCATTTATAGAGAGCTGGAAAACAAGGTGGAAACACAGAGGCAGCCACTTTATCAAATTCATCTCACACAAAATGCTCCTGGGGCATTTTAATGGCAGCTCCAtactatttattttacaaataactCCAATTAGTGCAATTACAGAATTTAATGTCCTTAATCGGCCGCGGTAATATTGATAGGTACCGCAGTGCTAATATAGATGTGAGGCCCTCACTCAGGCTGCCTGTGCTTCAAGGTCCAACACATGATGGTTCAATTAAAAGTGCATTAAGTCTGTCTTTTCCTCAGCTTCTGTTGGAATTTGCTCACTGTGCTTAGGCCTCCAGCATAATCAactcattaatataaatgaGCACAAAATGTTCCACTACTCCTACTTTATAAGGCAAACTGTCCTGACAGTGTCAGTTAGTCAGTCCATATTGGTCTtcactgaaatgtctcaattaCCATgggatgggttgccatgaaatttggttcagacattgtaattgtaattgtaataaCTGGTGATCATTTTTGGTgaacttttcctctagctccaTCATGATTTTAAGTTGGctaacactttggtttatgaccaaatacctgcaaaaattTCATTCCCATTATGACCTTCCAGCATTTTTTAatgctctcttttcttttcttttgaattttttctctgGCTTGCTTTGTGTAGCATAATCTCTATATGCAACCATTCAAATCACATAAATCTTCTGCTGTCAGTGTGTCATAAAGTCTCTACTATATCTTGAATGATCAAGTCAAATTCCTCAGTTACACTGTGACTTTGCTGGTCTCActgtggacatacagtatagagCTATGGTGGGTTAGGGAAATCAAATGAATGGATAAATATCCTAATCAAAccgtaaaaaaaataaaagcagatatcctgacttttagtcccttgCATGTGTCAAACTTCAAAAACGCTGATATAATGCAATAATTCATAATGCAACTCTTATCGTTAGACCCTTCCTGCTTGGTAAACGCTCACGTCTTTCAACCTCCAGAGGACTGGTTTGTAACACTGGCTTTCTGGTAGAAATTTGAAGTCTCCAAGCTcaagctgagataaccctgatgacatcatcagggttattttctcagacttgacaaagcttcTCCAGAAACACATGGgacattattcattattttcatggtCTGAGTAGCACTCCTCATGATGAGTAAACTTACCTAATTGTATAAAATCTGTGGAATTCCCTTTTAACTGTGGAGGTGGCCAATCAGCAAATTGTTAGTTAACATTGTTGTAACTGTCTTTGGTAACAGTTTTTGAAGGCAGTGAGAAACAATGCCTGCTGTAAATTCCTGTTTCTTTTAATGCCTTTAATgccaaaaaagtttttgttgactaaaacaagactaaaactaacaaaaatcaaatgactaaaatttgactaaaactagtACACATTGTCATCAAAAGACTAAGAATAAAACTATCAGGTGCCAAAATCAACACTGGTACAAGATCCTGTTTGTAATTTGTATCCAAATGACCTCACACCTTGCACAAAGTTCGTATGTAAGCTTGTtctgtaaaaatgatcaaaccctaaatatttgtctgttttatcaGTAACTCTTTAACAAGAAGCTACATGTTGGATGTTCAGTAAAACgcaa
Coding sequences within:
- the LOC120795266 gene encoding retinol dehydrogenase 14-like → MMNGKTVILTGANSGIGKATAAGIVKLQGRVIMACRNLSRAEEAAREIRDETGADSTQLVLKQLDLASLTSIQTFCQDIIKEEPRLDVLINNAGVYQCPYTKTEDGFEIQFGVNHLGHFLLTHLLLDLLKRSAPSRIVVVSSKLYKHGHINFEDLNSEHSYDKAFAYSRSKLANLLFTCELARRLEGSGVVVNALTPGIVRTNIGRCIRVPVLAKPMFNLLSWGLFKSPKEGARTSVYLACSPDVEGVQGKCFADCQPQVLLDKATDQEVASKLWDISEVMVGITT